The following proteins are co-located in the Komagataeibacter sp. FNDCF1 genome:
- a CDS encoding PD-(D/E)XK nuclease family protein: MKRRTLIVHDRHAMRQWRLKAARAGWNGLQVMTFGQVIARLAGGFAREVDEETLRQAVQAALRDVRLAELARISTLPGMASAVTGTLRRVWGAGIDLSACGAGHPRIAEMAQIEAAVLAALPPGCLCPAEMARRACARLAHAPALLGPVEIMDVPDLSPCWRPTVQALARHVPVQWHAGPRQVPAWLDGTGITVVTTGPATPDVTCCSAATPHHEAIEAMRWARALMASGQAKPEEIAIATTSAGDHDASFLSLRADADFALHFVHGLPVTATRDGQAAAALADIVARGLSRLRLHRLVSLTGADSPMLTDLPEGWIRILGTAPLDTPDAWGRLLSGRSAGDWPDGMDHGPALRVLVDLLHRGPPGAGEMGERLLAGRARVIWRAALAAGPAQSVDLTVEGMRLDDSTDPCTSVAWMPAGALAASPRRFVRLLGLNSARWPRNAGEDRLLPGHIIPATELNPMPVGMADRQSFATIMATTGAHVVLSRARRGNDGRLLGRSALLQDYPAGTYLRRNRVPAHAWSETDRLTARRGEFARTSQARSATACWHDWLRPDITPHDGLVRADHPAMQAIMQRTQSASSLRMLLRNPLGFMWRYGLGLNATQEGKDSLMPDAMAVGNLVHATMEHALVLMAQETRPDPDRNAIAEQALAEATAQWQRENATPPGLLWDHLLDTVRTMARWGLRMTCKDIAGCRSYAEVPFGGISASRDRQAAWDTTRPVPVADTGFFINGYIDRLDIAADGRQAWVYDYKTGRAAGEDTVLKGGAELQRCLYAFAVQALLGAGVQVDATLLYLRDETILRLDAPRQALADLTGYLRAARRTMLAGHALAGPDTGGDYDDMRLALPAGPVAYRKRKEARANMILGDDAIAVWDAP; encoded by the coding sequence ATGAAAAGACGGACCCTTATCGTACACGACCGTCATGCCATGCGGCAGTGGCGGCTGAAGGCCGCGCGCGCGGGCTGGAATGGCCTGCAGGTCATGACATTCGGGCAGGTCATTGCCCGGCTGGCCGGTGGCTTTGCCCGTGAGGTGGACGAGGAAACATTGCGTCAGGCCGTACAGGCGGCCCTGCGTGACGTGCGGCTGGCAGAACTGGCGCGCATCAGCACCCTGCCGGGCATGGCCAGTGCGGTAACCGGGACCCTGCGGCGGGTATGGGGCGCGGGTATCGACCTGTCGGCATGCGGCGCGGGCCATCCCCGGATTGCCGAAATGGCGCAGATCGAGGCCGCCGTCCTTGCAGCCCTTCCGCCCGGCTGCCTGTGCCCGGCCGAAATGGCGCGACGGGCCTGTGCACGGCTGGCCCATGCACCTGCGCTGCTCGGGCCTGTAGAAATCATGGACGTACCCGACCTTTCACCATGCTGGCGGCCAACCGTGCAGGCCCTGGCGCGGCACGTGCCCGTGCAATGGCACGCCGGGCCGCGCCAGGTGCCCGCATGGCTGGACGGAACGGGCATAACGGTCGTGACCACCGGGCCAGCCACGCCGGATGTGACGTGCTGCAGCGCGGCGACCCCCCATCATGAAGCCATCGAGGCCATGCGCTGGGCACGCGCGCTTATGGCATCCGGTCAGGCGAAGCCCGAAGAAATCGCCATCGCCACCACCAGCGCGGGTGATCATGACGCAAGTTTTCTCAGCCTGCGGGCCGATGCGGATTTCGCCCTTCACTTCGTGCACGGCCTGCCCGTTACCGCAACACGGGATGGACAGGCGGCGGCAGCCCTGGCCGATATCGTGGCGCGTGGCCTGTCACGCCTGCGGCTGCACCGGCTGGTCAGCCTGACAGGCGCGGATTCTCCGATGCTGACGGACCTGCCGGAAGGCTGGATACGTATTCTGGGCACAGCACCGCTGGATACGCCCGATGCCTGGGGGCGGCTGCTGTCCGGCCGTTCGGCCGGGGACTGGCCCGACGGCATGGACCACGGCCCCGCCCTGCGGGTGCTGGTTGACCTGCTGCACCGTGGCCCCCCGGGCGCGGGCGAGATGGGCGAACGCCTGCTGGCGGGGCGTGCGCGCGTGATCTGGCGGGCGGCACTGGCCGCAGGGCCGGCACAGTCGGTTGACCTGACGGTGGAGGGGATGCGGCTGGATGACAGTACGGATCCCTGCACATCGGTTGCATGGATGCCAGCGGGCGCGCTGGCGGCGTCACCCCGCCGGTTTGTCAGGCTGCTGGGCCTCAATTCCGCGCGCTGGCCGCGTAACGCGGGTGAGGACAGGCTGCTGCCCGGCCACATCATCCCCGCCACCGAACTCAACCCCATGCCGGTCGGCATGGCGGACCGGCAGTCCTTTGCCACGATCATGGCGACAACCGGCGCGCATGTGGTCCTGTCGCGCGCACGGCGCGGCAATGACGGGCGGCTGCTGGGCCGTAGCGCCCTGCTGCAGGATTACCCGGCCGGGACCTACCTGCGCCGCAACCGCGTGCCTGCCCATGCCTGGTCCGAAACGGACAGGCTGACGGCACGCCGGGGCGAATTCGCCCGCACATCGCAGGCCCGGTCCGCCACGGCGTGCTGGCATGACTGGCTGCGCCCCGACATCACGCCGCATGACGGACTGGTCCGCGCGGACCATCCGGCCATGCAGGCCATCATGCAGCGCACGCAGTCCGCCAGTTCGCTGCGCATGCTGCTGCGTAACCCGCTGGGCTTCATGTGGCGCTACGGGCTGGGTCTGAATGCCACGCAGGAAGGAAAGGACAGCCTGATGCCCGACGCCATGGCGGTGGGCAACCTGGTCCACGCCACGATGGAACACGCCCTTGTGCTCATGGCGCAGGAAACACGGCCCGATCCGGACCGCAACGCCATTGCGGAACAGGCGCTTGCGGAGGCCACGGCGCAATGGCAGCGAGAAAATGCCACACCCCCCGGGCTGTTATGGGACCATCTGCTCGACACCGTACGCACCATGGCGCGATGGGGCCTGCGCATGACCTGCAAAGACATCGCTGGCTGCCGGTCCTATGCTGAAGTGCCCTTTGGCGGCATTTCCGCCAGCCGGGACAGGCAGGCCGCATGGGATACGACACGGCCAGTCCCCGTTGCCGATACGGGCTTTTTCATCAATGGCTATATCGACCGGCTGGATATCGCCGCCGATGGCCGGCAGGCCTGGGTGTACGATTACAAGACGGGCCGCGCGGCGGGCGAGGATACCGTGCTGAAGGGTGGCGCTGAACTGCAGCGCTGCCTGTATGCCTTTGCCGTGCAGGCATTGCTCGGCGCCGGGGTGCAGGTTGATGCGACCCTGCTTTACCTGCGTGATGAAACCATACTGCGGCTTGATGCCCCACGGCAGGCCCTGGCGGACCTGACCGGTTACCTGCGCGCCGCGCGCCGGACCATGCTTGCGGGTCATGCGCTGGCCGGCCCCGACACCGGCGGAGATTACGACGACATGCGCCTTGCCCTGCCGGCGGGGCCTGTCGCCTATCGCAAGCGCAAGGAAGCGCGGGCGAACATGATTCTGGGCGATGACGCCATTGCAGTCTGGGATGCACCATGA
- a CDS encoding exodeoxyribonuclease V subunit beta produces the protein MMGQMHLPLKDDVARRAAIADIARSFLVEAGAGSGKTAVLAGRIVMLLAGGVHPRHIAAVTFTELAASELVTRIRTFVDRLCRDDVPAELRVALPHGLDPAQQAALSAAAADIDDMTCGTIHAFCQRLIGPYPVEADMDPGAVLVDPGEGGLIFGEITEHWLRDALSGHDDSLIAAMAIEDPEGTLDHINTILQCLRARPDLVTPPGADLATAMTDCIRALEAFTAFCNEEGRIEAETCALGTGFAALASIARQVRDADTPTHRIRLLRTLPPEAARKGNGGWKAYRKKGRWIAVAAANARPKAYGEDLNTQATALYAACHETWQAGQAAVAAHVLDDLLGLLRPVIGRFRDHKRAVGLLDFDDLIFTARTLLRDHAAVRHALGQRFSHVLVDEFQDTDPVQTEIFWRLCGEPPARAPDAPWTEWKIRPGALFLVGDPKQAIYRFRGADVGAYVLARDLFHAQHGTRGVMSITTNFRSRAPILDYVNDCFARPLAAGNGQPGFTALDAVIPGHGADTCVVALDIPVAGPDGRASVDAMRQAEARAVARLCGGLIGHASVRDRESGELRPCRPGDIALLAPTGTGLNHYEEALEQLGIPVATQAGKGLFQRQEIQDLIALTRVLADARDTLAFGALLRGPLVGLTDEDLLDIVHTQPRNPDMPDRLPVLRVTLDTACIGHELARTVIEKLQSLRRRMHATTPHDLLAQAIDMLRIRPVLMARLGRQAERALANVDLYLTFARAYDVRGLRAFADAMNTAWTNDARDAEARPDAQEEAVALYTVHAAKGLEWPIVVPLNTMSGTRAVSGAVIARGTGHLHYPLMGIAPAGHDTACEREAAEARREQIRLWYVAVTRARDMLVLPRFDLPLADRAWMSLLELNIGTLPPIALPDESGPYQPVADMTENAQTRAVFMAEAGVIAQATTRLAWKTPSRDEGAASPVPATPVPHILLPGGEGAEEMSYSPRVPAIRGSSERGILLHKLLEEVLNHETPDTPEALQSRACALLAEAGCPLVQDPGEGTHAGELAQSVLRALNAPEVARLRGAMVPEYPLYMARDGAEGTDVIAGIADAVVPGEDGTPAVIIDWKSDVSPTPATMLHYQVQVRAYMDMTGARQGLIVMATSGIVITVDPS, from the coding sequence ATGATGGGACAGATGCACTTGCCGCTGAAGGATGATGTCGCCCGCAGGGCGGCGATTGCGGATATTGCCCGCTCTTTCCTTGTGGAAGCCGGGGCGGGATCGGGCAAGACTGCCGTGCTGGCGGGCCGGATCGTCATGCTGCTGGCGGGCGGGGTCCATCCACGCCATATCGCGGCGGTCACCTTTACGGAACTGGCGGCCAGCGAACTGGTCACGCGCATCCGTACCTTTGTAGACCGGCTATGCCGGGACGATGTGCCCGCCGAACTGCGCGTGGCCCTGCCACATGGGCTGGACCCGGCGCAGCAGGCCGCCCTGTCGGCCGCAGCGGCCGATATTGATGACATGACATGCGGCACCATTCACGCTTTCTGCCAGCGCCTGATCGGTCCCTATCCGGTCGAAGCCGACATGGACCCCGGCGCCGTACTGGTGGACCCGGGCGAGGGTGGCCTGATCTTTGGTGAAATTACCGAACACTGGCTGCGCGATGCCCTGTCGGGTCACGATGACAGCCTGATCGCCGCCATGGCGATTGAAGACCCCGAAGGCACACTGGACCACATCAACACGATCCTGCAGTGCCTGCGCGCCCGGCCCGACCTTGTCACGCCTCCTGGAGCGGATCTGGCCACGGCCATGACCGACTGCATACGCGCGCTGGAAGCCTTCACGGCCTTCTGCAATGAGGAAGGCCGGATAGAGGCCGAAACATGTGCCCTTGGCACGGGCTTTGCAGCACTGGCGTCGATTGCCCGACAGGTACGGGATGCGGACACCCCCACCCACCGCATCCGCCTGCTGCGGACCCTCCCGCCCGAGGCCGCGCGCAAGGGCAATGGCGGATGGAAAGCCTACCGCAAAAAAGGCAGGTGGATAGCGGTTGCCGCCGCGAACGCTAGGCCAAAGGCATATGGCGAGGACCTGAACACCCAGGCCACGGCGCTGTACGCGGCCTGCCACGAAACATGGCAGGCGGGACAGGCAGCCGTAGCAGCCCATGTGCTCGATGACCTGCTCGGGCTGCTGCGTCCTGTCATCGGTCGGTTCCGTGACCATAAACGGGCGGTCGGGCTGCTGGATTTCGATGACCTGATTTTCACCGCCCGTACCCTGCTTCGTGATCATGCGGCGGTCCGTCACGCATTGGGACAGCGTTTTTCCCACGTTCTGGTTGATGAATTCCAGGACACCGACCCCGTGCAGACCGAGATATTCTGGAGGCTGTGCGGCGAACCGCCCGCGCGCGCGCCGGATGCCCCATGGACCGAATGGAAGATCCGTCCCGGCGCCCTGTTCCTCGTCGGGGATCCCAAGCAGGCGATCTACCGTTTCCGTGGGGCGGATGTGGGGGCTTACGTGCTGGCGCGCGACCTGTTCCATGCCCAGCATGGCACGCGCGGGGTCATGTCGATCACGACCAATTTCCGCTCCCGCGCGCCGATCCTCGATTACGTCAATGACTGCTTTGCCCGTCCCCTTGCGGCGGGTAACGGGCAGCCGGGCTTTACCGCACTGGATGCCGTCATTCCGGGGCACGGTGCCGACACGTGTGTTGTCGCACTGGATATTCCGGTGGCAGGCCCGGACGGCAGGGCATCCGTGGACGCCATGCGCCAGGCGGAGGCCCGTGCCGTCGCCCGCCTGTGCGGCGGCCTGATCGGGCATGCAAGCGTGCGTGACCGCGAAAGTGGCGAACTGCGGCCCTGCCGCCCCGGGGATATCGCCCTTCTGGCCCCCACCGGCACCGGGCTGAATCATTACGAGGAAGCCCTGGAGCAGCTTGGCATTCCCGTGGCGACGCAGGCCGGCAAGGGCCTGTTCCAGCGCCAGGAAATACAGGACCTGATCGCATTGACCCGCGTGCTGGCGGATGCCCGTGACACCCTTGCCTTTGGCGCGTTGCTGCGTGGGCCGCTGGTCGGGCTGACGGATGAGGACCTGCTGGACATCGTGCACACCCAGCCCCGCAACCCGGATATGCCCGACCGCCTGCCGGTGCTGCGCGTCACGCTGGATACGGCATGCATCGGGCATGAACTGGCCCGCACGGTCATTGAAAAATTGCAGTCGCTGCGCCGCCGCATGCACGCCACCACACCGCATGACCTGCTGGCGCAGGCCATCGACATGTTGCGCATAAGACCGGTGCTGATGGCGCGGCTGGGCCGCCAGGCCGAACGCGCGCTGGCGAATGTGGACCTGTACCTGACCTTTGCCCGCGCCTATGATGTACGCGGCCTGCGTGCCTTTGCCGATGCCATGAACACGGCATGGACCAATGATGCACGCGATGCCGAAGCCCGCCCGGATGCACAGGAGGAAGCCGTCGCGCTATACACCGTACATGCGGCCAAGGGACTGGAATGGCCGATTGTGGTGCCGCTCAACACCATGTCCGGCACGCGTGCGGTCAGCGGTGCCGTGATCGCACGCGGGACGGGACACCTGCATTATCCGCTTATGGGCATAGCGCCAGCAGGCCATGACACGGCATGCGAGCGGGAAGCGGCGGAAGCGCGGCGCGAACAGATCCGGCTGTGGTACGTAGCCGTGACCCGCGCGCGCGACATGCTGGTCCTGCCGCGTTTTGACCTGCCACTGGCCGACAGGGCATGGATGTCGCTGCTGGAACTGAATATCGGGACCCTGCCACCCATTGCCCTGCCAGATGAGAGCGGTCCATATCAACCCGTTGCAGATATGACGGAAAATGCCCAGACCCGCGCGGTCTTCATGGCGGAAGCGGGAGTCATCGCACAGGCGACGACACGCCTGGCATGGAAAACACCCAGCCGGGATGAGGGCGCGGCTTCTCCCGTGCCGGCCACCCCCGTTCCACACATCCTGCTGCCCGGCGGTGAGGGGGCGGAGGAGATGTCTTATTCCCCGCGGGTTCCCGCCATCCGGGGGAGCAGCGAACGTGGCATCCTGCTGCACAAGCTGCTGGAGGAAGTGCTCAACCACGAAACCCCCGACACACCGGAAGCCCTGCAATCGCGTGCGTGCGCCCTGCTGGCGGAGGCAGGCTGCCCCCTGGTGCAGGACCCGGGCGAGGGGACGCACGCCGGGGAACTGGCGCAATCCGTGCTGCGTGCCCTCAACGCGCCCGAAGTCGCACGGCTGCGCGGCGCGATGGTTCCGGAATATCCGCTTTACATGGCACGTGACGGCGCGGAGGGCACGGACGTCATTGCAGGGATTGCCGATGCGGTCGTACCCGGGGAGGATGGGACGCCCGCGGTCATCATCGACTGGAAAAGCGACGTCAGTCCAACCCCCGCGACGATGCTGCATTATCAGGTTCAGGTCCGGGCCTATATGGACATGACGGGGGCCAGGCAGGGGCTGATCGTCATGG